In Limnohabitans sp. TEGF004, the genomic window CGTCAAATTGTGGATGCGGTCAACCAAGTGGGCGCCACGCCTTCTGCGTTGATTGCCATTCTTGAAGCCTTGAAAAGCTCCGGCAGCCTGCGCGCCGAGTTGGTCATCATCTAAGCGAGAACGACTATGAGCAGCTCCGTCGACACCTCAACACCTAGGTCCTACACGGACTTCACAGGTCTGGGTGAGTTGCGCGGTAAAGCGCAGAAAGACCAAAACAGCGCGTTGAAAGAATCAGCGCAGCAGTTTGAAGGCCTCTTCATTCAGATGATGTTGAAGTCCATGCGTGAGGCCAATGAGCCCATGAAGGACGAAGAAAACAAATCGCACGCCCTGGAAACCTTTGAAGGCATGTTTGACAAAGAAGTGTCTTTGCAAATGTCCAAACGCGGCGCCTTGGGCGTGGCCGACTTCATGGAACGTGCCGTCAAGCAACAACAAATGCCCGCACCCAGCACAGATGCTTTGTTGAAAGCGCGCGGCAAAGGTATCCCATTGAATCCCAGGCAACAAGCTATTCCTTTGCCCACAGCGGCAGAGTTGAGCAAAGGCTTTGCTTTGGAAAAAAACCTGCCACTCAAGAGCTTGCAAGAGTTCAAGGCTCCTTTTTCTGGAGGCCGTAAATGAGTGACATGCTCGGCATTGCCAGTAACGGTATCAATGCCTACCAACGCGCACTGACCACGGTCAGTAACAACATTGCCAACGTCAACACGGAGGGGTATTCACGTCAAGACGTGGTGCTCAAAGACTCTGCGCCAAAGAAAATGGCCAGCATGTACGTGGGTACCGGTGTTTTGTTGCAAAACATCAAGCGTCAATTTGATGCGTTCGCTGAATCCAATTTGCGCAACAGCACCAGTGATTTGTCTAGTCAAAAACCCATGGTCGATTACGCCAAGCGCGTGATGGACATCATGGGTGACAAGAGCATTGGTTTGAGTTCCGCGTTCGATAACTTTTTTGCTGCCGCTAGTGCGCTGTCGGCTGACCCAGCTTCTTCGGTGCAACGCACCAGCTTCATGCGCACCGCCGATGGTGTGGCTTCTCGTTTTGGCGAACTCGACACACAGCTTGACTTGATTGCCACAGAAACCCGTGATGGCATTGGCAGCGTGGCTGCACAGGTCAACACACTCACGGGCCAATTGGCCTTGATCAACCAAAGCTTGGCCAAGTCGCCCACGCTTGAAACACAAGCCCCCGAGTTGCTGGACCGTCGCGATTTGACCTTGCGTCAGTTGTCTGACCTCGTTCGTATCAAGACCAGCTTCACCACCAACGGAACAGTCAATGTGAGCTTGGGCACCACCATGACCCAAGGTTTGGTGGTCAACGGCAACAAAGCACGCCCCATTGGTGTGGACACCAGCGTGGCGGGCAAGATTGAATTGGTGCTCGACCCTTACGGCAAAACCGAATCACTGGCCAGTGCCAGCGGTGGCCAATTGGGCGGTTATCAAAGTTTCATCAGCCAAGTGTTGGAGCCTGCACAAAAAAACCTCAGTGCATTGGCTCAAACCTTTGCGGCTGAAACTAACACGATTCAGAAAAACGGCATCGATGGCTACGGCCAAATGGGCGCTGATCTGTTTGCCTTTGATCCCAAAGCCAGCAGCCCTGCCTCTGGCATTCGCATGGCCATGAACGACGGCATGCGCATCGCCACCGCAGCACAGTTCCGTGTGAGTGAAGGCAATAGCAACATCACGACTACCCGTGCCACTGTGAAGTTCACAGGCACTACACCGGCTACCGCCCTGAGCAACCCTGAGTTGGTGAACAACCCCAACGCCACAGCCGGTGTGAGCTTCAAGGTTGACGGTGCACGCGTGTACGCACCCGTCACCGCCTTGTCGGGCGGCGTGGGCGCTACCTTTTATTTGGATGAAGCAGGCCCAGGCCAACAGCTGCAAGTCATGACCCGTGACGGTCGCTTGCTGATGGGCGAGGCGCTGGACGAAACTGCCAAGTACCAGCTCTTCACCCCCGACAACGGCTTTGCCGCCAACGCTACTTACAGCGATGCCTATTTGAATAAAACAGGCCCCAGCGCTTACCGCGATTTGGATTTGTTTTACGGTGCCAAAGCCACCGTGTTGTATGGCCAGAACTTTGACCAATACGGCGCAGCGGGCGAAGCCATTCCTTTGCCAGCGGTGATGGAAACATCGCGCATTCCCGGCACGGGCGACTACATCCCTGAAGGCGCTTTGTCGCTCAATGGTGTGAAGCTGGGTGAACTCAAAGCCTTGGCCACTCCGGCCGATGTGGCTTTGTGGGTGAACGAAAAAACAGCAGACACCGACATTCGCGCTGAAGTCTTCAGCGAAATTCGTGTGCCAACAGGTCAGATTGATCTCAAGAAAAGCCTCACCATCAACGGCGAAGTGATTCAGGGCTACCAAGACCTCAAAGGTCTGGTGGATGCCATCAATCACACGCTCAACCCCGATGGCACATCTACCTTGGAGATGAACAAGCGCGTCGAAGCATCGCTCACCTCATCGGGTGAGTTGATTTTGAAAAATGCCAATGGCGAACCTATTCAGATCAATGCCAACGTGGGCACCTTAGAGCCAGGCAGCAATGCTTTGAACTTGGCTTTGGGCACCTACAACGGCCAGGTCCGCATGACACAAATCGTGCGTGACATGCATGTGTCAAGTGGTGATTTGCAGTTTGGCAAGCCACTGCAAATCAACGACATCAACTTGAACCAAGCCGCCTATGGCTTGGGCGCAGATGTGTCGTACACCGTGAATTTTGGTTACCCACAACAAACCTTTGTGGGCACACCCAGCGAACTGATGGTCGCCATGAGCGATCGCACCGAAGCGTCCATCTCGAGTGTGAGCTTTGGCACCGCCTCTGCGGCCGAAGCCTTCACCTCATTCAGCATGGACATTGATGGCGCGCAAGTGACCTTGAGTCCTTTGAACCCTGCTAGCGCAGACCTGGCCGGTTTAGCCGCCGAGTTGGAAACCCATTTGAACGAGGCAGATGCAGGCCGCAATGCCTTGCACGTGACGGTCTCAGGCGACAAGTTGGTGTTCAGCGATGACTTGAACCGAAATCTGACCAACCTCAACTTGGCAGCCAGTGATGAAGCCTACAAAGTAGGCGCACGCGCTGGCAATGTCGACCAACGCTTTGGTGACGAATACCAAGTCAGCTATGTGAACGGGGAGTTGGTCATCCGCGCTTTTGACGCCAAGATGGCCGATGCCGACATAGCGACCAAATTCAACATCAAGCTTGGCAACATCACGGTGGATGCCAAGCCTGGCATGTCATCCATGAATGACCTGATTGAGCGCATCAACAGCAAGCAAGCTGAAACCGGTGTGGTTGCATCTTTGGACAACAACCTCGATTTGCAGTTGACCGTGACCGATGAAAAGGGCGTGCGCAGCATCTCCATTGGCCCTGGCAAAAACAGCGACGGCACCTACACCACCAATGCTTTGGGCCTTGAGCCCATGGACTACACCGACACTGAGCGTTTGAAACGCATGTTGGCTGAGGATCCCACCAAGACAGACATTCGCTTTTCGTTCAGCGCCTACACCTACGGTGACCCCAAGGTGGAGAAGTTTGGCAACCCTGCCGATTTGGCCAAGTTGGGTTTGCGCACAGGCGCCTACATTGAAGACGGTTGCCCGGATGATTTGTTGCTGTTTGTCACAGGTAAAGGTGTCGCCAAGGTAGCGACAACTTTCAGCGGTGAACCTGCCAACGCCCGTGACAACTTGCGCAGCCAAACCTTGCAGGTCAAGTTCACGGCAGCTGACCGCTACAGCATCATCGATGCCAAAACAGGCACTGAGTTGGCCAACCGCCAATACGACGCCACCGCCTTAGAGCCCATGCTTGAGTTTCAAGGTTTGAACATCAAACTCACGCATGGTGCATCGGTGGGCGATAGCTTTTTGATTGATGGCAACTTTGATGGCTTGGCCAACAACGTCAACATGCTCGACATGGTCGACTTGAACAAAAAGCCCACCGCCAATGGCAAAACCATTGCCAACACCTACATCGACCAAATCAACAACGTGGGCAACTTGGCTCAGCAAGCCATCATCACGCAAGAAGCGCTGACGGTGGTGAACGACCAAGCCATTGCCGCACGCGACAAAGTGTCGGGCGTTAACCTAGACGACGAAGCTGCTGCCTTGATTCGTTACCAACAGGCTTACCAAGCCTGTGCCAAAGCATTGCAAGTGTCGGGCGATTTGTTCGACACGATTGCAAACATCCGCTGATAAAGGCGAGCTCTTATGAAAATTTCCACCACGCTTTACTTTGACCGTGCCACCCAACAAATGGGCAACGTGCAAGCCAATTTGTCCAAAGTGCAAGAGCAAATGTCGACGGGTCTGCAAATCGTCAAGCCCAGCGATGCGCCCGACAAGGCTGCACTGGTGACCCGCATTGAGTCAGAGCTGTCACGCCAAACCAGCTATCAAGACACTTTGAAAGCAGTGAACGTGCGCTTGACTGCGCAAGAAACCGCGCTGACCAACACCAGCGATGTGCTGTACCGCATCAAAGAGCTGTCCACACAAGCGGCCAACGACACCCTGAGCAAAGCTGATCGCCAAAGCGTGGCGGTGGAGCTAGGTGCTTTGCGTGAGCAAATCATGAGCTTGGGCAACAGCCAAGACAGCAACGGCAATTATTTGTTCTCGGGCAGCAAGGCCAGCACACCTCCTTACGCCAAAGATGCGGCGGGTGTGGTGTATTACCAAGGCGACCAGGCTCGCATGAAAGTCAACGTGGGCGACAGCCGCCGCATGAACCTCAACATGCCTGGCTCTGATGCTTTTGTGCGCGTCATTCGCGATGACGGCAAAGGTAGCCAAACTGGTGTGGATTTTTTCCAAGCATTGGATGATTTGGTTACTGCTGTCAAAAACAGCGACTACAGCAACATCCAGCGCGGCATTTCAGAGGTTGACGGTTTGCAACAAGGCGTGAGCGAGGGCTTGGCTCAAATTGGTACCGACCTCACCGTGGTCGACATGCAAAACAGCGTCCTCGATGAGGTGGTGTTGCGCCTCAAGGCCACCCGTTCCGATGTGGAAGATTTGGATTACACCGAAGCCATCACACGCATGAACAAGGACCAGTTGGCCTTGCAAGCAGCACAAAGTGGTTTCGCCAAAATTTCTCAATTGAGTTTGTTCAACTACATCAAGTAATTGGCCTCAAGTTTTCAAAACATCAGCCGATCACCTTAACGATTAGCCTTTTAAGAACGTCTCCACCATGGCCACCACCGCAGTTTCTTCCTCCAGTACAGCCGCTAGCACGGCCAAGGATATTGCTGCGGCCAACCGTGCAGCGGCTCAAAAACTGCTGACTTCGTTGAATGCAGGTTCAGGGGTTGACGTTGCGTCGTTGGCGCAAAACTTGGTGGATGCAGAAAAGACACCTCAGCAAAACGCCATCAACGCCAAGATCAGCAAAAACGAAGCGCGCGTGTCTGGCTACGCTGCCATTTCGTTCGTTGCTTCAGAGTTGAACAACGCGTTCACGGCACTCAAAGACCAAAACAATTTCAGCTCACTGGCCGCTACCAACAGCCAGCCCAGCGCATTTGCAGTGACTACCAGTGCCACCGCCACCAGTGGCAGCCACGAGATTGAGGTGTTGCAACTGGCCAAATCGCAACGCACCATCAGCACGGGCTTCGCCTCAGCGACTGTGCCTGTCAATGGCAGCAACGCCATGGCGCTGACCTTGACGGTGGGCGGCATTGCCAAACCAGCGATCAGCTTGGCACCCGGCACCGATACCCCACAAAACATTGTCGACGCCATCAACGCTGCAAAGACGGGCGTGACTGCCAGTTTGGTCAACACGGGTGATGGCTCTGCTTCCCCATTTCAAATTGTGCTCAGCGGCCCCAAGGGCGCTGCGGGTGCGTTCTCGCTGTCCACGTCTTACACACAGATTGATGGCACCAGCAGTGCCAACCCCAATACGGGCTCTCTGGGTCTGACCTTTGGTGCTAACTCAGCCAACCAAGTGGCCAGTGATGCCAAGGTCAAGGTCGATGGCATCACCTTCACGCGCAACACCAACACCTTGACCGATGTGTTGCCTGGCGCAACTTTGGATTTGAAAACAGTCACCACAGGCGCCGCTGACTTGAGCTTGGTGCGCGACACCTCCGCTTTGAAAGACAAGTTCAAAGCCTTGGTGACCAGCTACAACGACGCGACCTCCATGTTGAATGTGGTCTCTGACCCAAAATCCACCATGGAAACCTATGGCGCGACGTTGGTGGGCGACTCCACGGCGCGTAGTGTGAAAGCACTGATGCGCACCTTGGTGCAAGGCGAATCCAACACGCCTGGCAGCAAAATCAGCACCATGTGGCAAATGGGTATCAGCATTGACCGCTCGGGCGTGATGAGCTTGGATGAAGCCAAGCTTGACGCTGCCTTGGCCGACAACTTTGACGATGTGGTGCAAACCATGACCGGCAACACCAATGGCCTCAGTGCGTACAGCACCAAGCCCGCAGGTTTTGCAGGTGAGGCGATGCGCAAGCTGTCTAAGCTGATTGGCCCCAGCGGCGTGCTGCTGACCAACAGCCAAAACGCAGAAACCCAAAACAGCAAATACCAAGCTGATTTGGGTAAGTTAGAAACCCGCATGACCACCTTGCTGGCTCGCTACAACAAGCAGTTCTCCAGCATGGAAAGCATCGTGGGCGGCGTGAACAGCCAGAAGACCAGCCTCAAATCTAGCTTTGACGGCATGATGGCTGTCTACACGAACAAATAATTTTTAAGTTTTCCCTAAAGTTAAGTTTCCTCGCGCCGATTCAAAGCGAAACCCCCAATCTGTCGGGGTTAAAGGCGGTTCTTATGGGAAATGACATTCAACCCAAAGTGCCTCAGCCAGCACTCGCTCGGCCTGAGGCTGTGGTCGTTGCTAAATCGGCTGGCGCGCATCTGTCGGGTGCTTCTCAAGCGCCTGTGGATGCCAAGGCACAAGCCTTGACGCCACTGCCTAAGCCCGAAATCAAGTTCGATGCAGATCATGCACGTAAGAACCTAGAAGAGGCCATTCAAAAACTCAACGACATGCTCAAAGACAGCGGTCGCACCCTGAGCTTCAGCATGGACGTCAAGCTGGGTCGTCCTATTGTGTTTGTCAAGAACATGGCCAATGGTGATGTGGTGCGTCAAATCCCCAGTGAAGTGGTGGTGCGTGTGGCGCATGGCATAGAAGACTTCAAAGGCTTGTTGCACAACGAAGCCGTGTGACCCCACAACTTAGATATACGCTATGTGGCTGATACAGGCGAATATCTCGAAATATTTCAAAAAATCGCTCAAGTAAAACCCAGCTCTTCCGAATCACTGGGTATCAGGAAATGAAATTCTTGAACTCTTCAACCCCCTCTCTGGACTTTTAGGAGAAACACCATGTCCGTTATCAACACCAACGTCAAAGCATTGACAGCGCAAGCATCTATGAGCAATGTCGAGAAATTGACTGCAACGACCATGGAGCGTCTCTCCACAGGTCTGCGTATCAACAGCGCCAAAGACGACGCTGCTGGCCTTGCGATCACCAACCGCATGACTTCACAAATTCGTGGTTATGCAGTTGCCATCCGCAACTCCAACGACGGCATCTCGATGGCTCAAACTGCTGAAGGCGCGATGGGTCAAGTCACCAACATGCTGCAACGCATGCGTGAACTGTCTGTGCAAGCAGCAACTGGTTCTGTCAACGACCAAGACCGCGGTTCTATCCAACAAGAAGTGGATCAACTCAAGGCCGAAATCGACAACGTCGCCAACAAAACAAACCATAACAACATCAAGTTGTTGGACGGCAGCGCCGGCAAGATCGTCTTGCAAACTGGCACCAATGCCAACGACACCATGGACATCTCTTTCGGCTCTGTGAAGACCAAAGACATCGGCATGGGCTCACGCGCTTCTTTGTCTTCTGTGGCTACTAGCTTTGCAGCCAACGCTGCCCCAGCTTTGGCTGACGGCGACTTGATCTTGAACGGTGTGGTGGTCGGTGCTTCTTTGGCAACTGACGACACCAAGTCTTCTGCTGCCAACGCTTCTAGCGCTATCTCTAAAGCTGCCGCCATCAACCGCGTGTCTGCTCAAAGCGGCGTGCGTGCCACTGTGGGCGATACAGTTGCCTTCGGTTCTGTGATGACAGCTGCTGCTTCTAGCGGCACCATCAAAATCAACGGCGTGGACACAGCCACTGTGTACACCACAGACGACGCAGAACTCTCTCGCGCTGCAGTGATGACTGCCATCAACAACATCTCTGGTCAAACAGGTGTCAAGGCTGTCAACACACACGATGACAACCAAGGTATCGTTTTGGTTGCAGATGATGGCCGCAACATTGAGCTGGATTTGGGTTCTTTGACCACCGCTGCTACAGGTTTGGGTGCCACCAAGGTGTACGAAGGTACATACGAACTGAACACCTTGGACGGCCGTGCCATCAACGTGTCTAGCAATGTGTCTGGCAAGTTGTCTAACTCTGGTTTGAACTTTGGTTCTTTCTCTGCTGACACAGCACAAGCTGTTTCATTGACTCGCTTGCCTCAAGCCACTGCAGCAGCGCCTGCCGCTGGCACAGTGGCCGGTACAGAAACTGGCGTGTTCAATGGCAATACCTTGGTCTTGAACGGTGTCGGTATCGACGCTGCCAACGCCAACGACGACCAAGCCTCCAACACAGTGGCTGACTCTTCTAGCAAATCTGCCAGCGCTATTGCGATTGCAGCTGCCATCAACAAGAAGACAGGCATGACTGGCGTGACAGCCACTGCTGAGCCAAACATGCTCAAAGGTTCTGGCTTCACAGCTGGCTTAGTGGGTGCTTTGAACTTGAACGGTGTGGACGTGGCCATCAGCTTGGATGCCAACTCCAATCGTGACGACGTGTTGACAGCCATCAACGCTGCACAAGGCAAAACAGGCGTGACTGCCACCGCTTGGGGCGAAGGCATCACCTTGACAGCTGCTGACGGCCGCAACATCTCGATCAGCTCTGACGCGACGGATGCAGCAGCACTCGGTTTGACAGGTGTGACCATCGGTACAGCAGGTGATGCCACTGACGCTGTGACCCATTACTCAACTGTCAAGTTGAGCTCTGACAAAGCGTTCACCGTTGAAAGCGGTTCTGAAGGCAACGACAACTTTGCAGCTCTGGGCTTCCGCCGCGGCAACTTTGGTGGCTCGGACAACGCCTTGAAGATCAAAGACGTGGACGTGACCACACAAGCCGGTGCAACCGAAGCCCTCAAGGCCATCGATGCTGCATTGACTTCAGTGGCTGCTGACCAAGCCAAAGCCGGTGCCTTCCAAAACCGTTTGGATGCCGTGGTGTCTAACCTGACCGAGTCCAACCAAAACATGTCTGCTTCACGCAGCCGTATCTTGGACACTGACTACGCGACAGAAACCACCAACATGGCCCGTAACCAGATCATTGCGCAAGCCGCGACAGCAATGTTGGCGCAAGCAAACCAGTCTTCACAGTCTGTGTTGTCGCTCTTGAAGTAATTCAAAACGACTCAAACCTCAGGTTTCAAACTTGGGGTGTCAAAAAGCGAGCCATGGCTCGCTTTTTGCGTTTAGTCGTGGTTAAAAGATTTTTAAGATTTTCATTCAAGTTATCAAAACTTGAGCCGATCTTAAGGAGACGAATCCCTGTAAGG contains:
- the fliD gene encoding flagellar filament capping protein FliD; its protein translation is MATTAVSSSSTAASTAKDIAAANRAAAQKLLTSLNAGSGVDVASLAQNLVDAEKTPQQNAINAKISKNEARVSGYAAISFVASELNNAFTALKDQNNFSSLAATNSQPSAFAVTTSATATSGSHEIEVLQLAKSQRTISTGFASATVPVNGSNAMALTLTVGGIAKPAISLAPGTDTPQNIVDAINAAKTGVTASLVNTGDGSASPFQIVLSGPKGAAGAFSLSTSYTQIDGTSSANPNTGSLGLTFGANSANQVASDAKVKVDGITFTRNTNTLTDVLPGATLDLKTVTTGAADLSLVRDTSALKDKFKALVTSYNDATSMLNVVSDPKSTMETYGATLVGDSTARSVKALMRTLVQGESNTPGSKISTMWQMGISIDRSGVMSLDEAKLDAALADNFDDVVQTMTGNTNGLSAYSTKPAGFAGEAMRKLSKLIGPSGVLLTNSQNAETQNSKYQADLGKLETRMTTLLARYNKQFSSMESIVGGVNSQKTSLKSSFDGMMAVYTNK
- the flgK gene encoding flagellar hook-associated protein FlgK, yielding MSDMLGIASNGINAYQRALTTVSNNIANVNTEGYSRQDVVLKDSAPKKMASMYVGTGVLLQNIKRQFDAFAESNLRNSTSDLSSQKPMVDYAKRVMDIMGDKSIGLSSAFDNFFAAASALSADPASSVQRTSFMRTADGVASRFGELDTQLDLIATETRDGIGSVAAQVNTLTGQLALINQSLAKSPTLETQAPELLDRRDLTLRQLSDLVRIKTSFTTNGTVNVSLGTTMTQGLVVNGNKARPIGVDTSVAGKIELVLDPYGKTESLASASGGQLGGYQSFISQVLEPAQKNLSALAQTFAAETNTIQKNGIDGYGQMGADLFAFDPKASSPASGIRMAMNDGMRIATAAQFRVSEGNSNITTTRATVKFTGTTPATALSNPELVNNPNATAGVSFKVDGARVYAPVTALSGGVGATFYLDEAGPGQQLQVMTRDGRLLMGEALDETAKYQLFTPDNGFAANATYSDAYLNKTGPSAYRDLDLFYGAKATVLYGQNFDQYGAAGEAIPLPAVMETSRIPGTGDYIPEGALSLNGVKLGELKALATPADVALWVNEKTADTDIRAEVFSEIRVPTGQIDLKKSLTINGEVIQGYQDLKGLVDAINHTLNPDGTSTLEMNKRVEASLTSSGELILKNANGEPIQINANVGTLEPGSNALNLALGTYNGQVRMTQIVRDMHVSSGDLQFGKPLQINDINLNQAAYGLGADVSYTVNFGYPQQTFVGTPSELMVAMSDRTEASISSVSFGTASAAEAFTSFSMDIDGAQVTLSPLNPASADLAGLAAELETHLNEADAGRNALHVTVSGDKLVFSDDLNRNLTNLNLAASDEAYKVGARAGNVDQRFGDEYQVSYVNGELVIRAFDAKMADADIATKFNIKLGNITVDAKPGMSSMNDLIERINSKQAETGVVASLDNNLDLQLTVTDEKGVRSISIGPGKNSDGTYTTNALGLEPMDYTDTERLKRMLAEDPTKTDIRFSFSAYTYGDPKVEKFGNPADLAKLGLRTGAYIEDGCPDDLLLFVTGKGVAKVATTFSGEPANARDNLRSQTLQVKFTAADRYSIIDAKTGTELANRQYDATALEPMLEFQGLNIKLTHGASVGDSFLIDGNFDGLANNVNMLDMVDLNKKPTANGKTIANTYIDQINNVGNLAQQAIITQEALTVVNDQAIAARDKVSGVNLDDEAAALIRYQQAYQACAKALQVSGDLFDTIANIR
- a CDS encoding rod-binding protein, with product MSSSVDTSTPRSYTDFTGLGELRGKAQKDQNSALKESAQQFEGLFIQMMLKSMREANEPMKDEENKSHALETFEGMFDKEVSLQMSKRGALGVADFMERAVKQQQMPAPSTDALLKARGKGIPLNPRQQAIPLPTAAELSKGFALEKNLPLKSLQEFKAPFSGGRK
- a CDS encoding flagellar protein FlaG — protein: MGNDIQPKVPQPALARPEAVVVAKSAGAHLSGASQAPVDAKAQALTPLPKPEIKFDADHARKNLEEAIQKLNDMLKDSGRTLSFSMDVKLGRPIVFVKNMANGDVVRQIPSEVVVRVAHGIEDFKGLLHNEAV
- the flgL gene encoding flagellar hook-associated protein FlgL: MKISTTLYFDRATQQMGNVQANLSKVQEQMSTGLQIVKPSDAPDKAALVTRIESELSRQTSYQDTLKAVNVRLTAQETALTNTSDVLYRIKELSTQAANDTLSKADRQSVAVELGALREQIMSLGNSQDSNGNYLFSGSKASTPPYAKDAAGVVYYQGDQARMKVNVGDSRRMNLNMPGSDAFVRVIRDDGKGSQTGVDFFQALDDLVTAVKNSDYSNIQRGISEVDGLQQGVSEGLAQIGTDLTVVDMQNSVLDEVVLRLKATRSDVEDLDYTEAITRMNKDQLALQAAQSGFAKISQLSLFNYIK
- a CDS encoding flagellin, which produces MSVINTNVKALTAQASMSNVEKLTATTMERLSTGLRINSAKDDAAGLAITNRMTSQIRGYAVAIRNSNDGISMAQTAEGAMGQVTNMLQRMRELSVQAATGSVNDQDRGSIQQEVDQLKAEIDNVANKTNHNNIKLLDGSAGKIVLQTGTNANDTMDISFGSVKTKDIGMGSRASLSSVATSFAANAAPALADGDLILNGVVVGASLATDDTKSSAANASSAISKAAAINRVSAQSGVRATVGDTVAFGSVMTAAASSGTIKINGVDTATVYTTDDAELSRAAVMTAINNISGQTGVKAVNTHDDNQGIVLVADDGRNIELDLGSLTTAATGLGATKVYEGTYELNTLDGRAINVSSNVSGKLSNSGLNFGSFSADTAQAVSLTRLPQATAAAPAAGTVAGTETGVFNGNTLVLNGVGIDAANANDDQASNTVADSSSKSASAIAIAAAINKKTGMTGVTATAEPNMLKGSGFTAGLVGALNLNGVDVAISLDANSNRDDVLTAINAAQGKTGVTATAWGEGITLTAADGRNISISSDATDAAALGLTGVTIGTAGDATDAVTHYSTVKLSSDKAFTVESGSEGNDNFAALGFRRGNFGGSDNALKIKDVDVTTQAGATEALKAIDAALTSVAADQAKAGAFQNRLDAVVSNLTESNQNMSASRSRILDTDYATETTNMARNQIIAQAATAMLAQANQSSQSVLSLLK